Below is a genomic region from Miscanthus floridulus cultivar M001 chromosome 1, ASM1932011v1, whole genome shotgun sequence.
TTGTGCCTCTTGTCAAGGAGGACAGAGTGCCGGCTCCACAGCGCGACGGCGAGGTTTCTGAGCGAAAGCTCTGCTCAGCTCTTGGCTGGGCCAACGATGAGGATCGCCGTCAGGCGCATTTTTCTTCTTGAAGGCATCACCGAAGAACCTCCTGCTGCCTCCTCTCCTTAGTCAGCCAGGCCATTGCGGTTCTCCTCGGCACAAGACTCGGGCGAAAGCCCTGCTAAGCTTCTGCTCGGCGGACGATGATTACGTCTATGCGTCATTTACCTCCCTGGAGgcatcgtcgaagagttcttgtgTCGTGTTGTAGTCTTCTCTCTCTTTTGGTGTACTTGTGGTTGTGCCACCGTTCGCCCTTGTGCTAGGGCATGTTGTAAATGTATTGCAACTCTTTATAAGGGGTGTTTCGGGCCAATATATAAAATCAGGTTGGGAACGCCTCCCCCCGTTGACCATGAAAAAAAACAAGTGACATTGGGCCTACTGTATGTAAAATTGTAAATACCATACAACGGACATCCTGGGCTTCTCTACATGCGCAATCATCTCAAACATCCAAATCCGATGGGGCAAATCTAGGCAGTAAAAAGTTTTGTAATTCAAGTGAGCCTAGGTGTCCAGGCAAGAGTTTGTAAACTCAGGTAATTCAACTCAGAATCAACTCTGAAAGTCTGAATACAAAGTTTTATGTAGCATTATATATTATATACGTAATATGGGCATAAAGTCCAAGAAAGTTAACCCTTTTCAACAAGTTTTGATTCTTTAGGCGTGTACTGGTTCTACACATATACAACCATTTAGCATCATACATCCAGTGGCCTCAAGACTATGGGAAGACCGAACTTAGGCTGAAGAGTTATATGATCTGCGGGTGCATGCACATAACTTGAGGAAAGTGTGAAGGAGAATCTCTTCAGGATCATGGCCAATACTGATTTTGCTTCTAACATTGCGAAGTTCTGACCGATGCATGATCTCGGTCCTATTGAGAATGACAAAAGAGCTTGTGGGGTCTTTGCTGCATTTGTGATCCCATTCTCAAATCTTAATGGTTCAAAATCATTGGCATTGTCACCCCAAACCTCTTTGTCTCGGTGGAGAAATGGAATAAGTATGGCAATTCCATTGCCTTTAGGTATGCTGAGGCTTCCCAATCTTATATCGGAGATAGGCTTTCTTAGCATGACCATGACAGGGCCATAGAGTCTCAGTGTCTCAAGGAGCACCATCGTCATCTGCAATGTCAATCTTGAATGTTAGCAACAGTTAAAAGACTGCGGTCATATGTCACATTAGTCTAGTGATGAAGACATTAAGATTATGAATATTGCAATAGCCACAAGTAGATAGGGGAATCCATGCAAGGCCTGTTGTCGATACCTCTTTTAGTTTGTTTAGCGTATCTGCAGTAGGATTTGCATTTCCACATTCTCTGATGACCTCCTCTCTTAGCCGTTCCTGCCATTCTGGATACACACTGAGCAAGAACATTGTCCAGGTAAGCAAATGGGATGTGGTCTCATGGCCGGCAAAGAAGAATGTCTTGCACTCGTCTATGATCTCATCCATGGTCAGGGTCAACTCATCTCGTTTCTCTCCTTGTTCCATTGTGAGGCAAGCCTCAAGCATCAGACCAAGCAGATCATCTCCGTATCCACTTCCATTGGATGCCAACCGGGGCTGTATGATTGCCATGAGCATCATTTTAATCTTCTTTTCTAGCATCCACTTCAATCTGTTGTTTTTAGTAGGAAGATACCTGGAGTAAAGAATTCATTAACCAACCATTAGTAGGATGTGTAGAAAAAGCAAGATTACTGCTGAAAAAGAATAAATATATTGACTTGCTTAAATCCTGGCAGTTGCACATTGAGGAGAGTTGCCATGGCGAGTGCCAGGAGCTGCTTCTGCGTATGGAAAACCTCTTTGCCCTCCTTATAACTGCTTCCAAAACTGGTATGGGATATAACGTCTGCCGTCAGATCCTGAAACTGTTTGCTGAATTCCACTTCCACTTCTCTGCTTTCGTTGCTGGATGCGAGTCGTTCCCACTCCTTGATCAATGGCTCAGCACAGCTgaccatcgtcgtcgtcatcatcttcatcgtagAACCATATATAAATGCATTTTGAGAATGTGTCACCGGTGGGAAATTGCAGGTGAGCTGAAAATCGAGCAGATTATTATCACCTTGAGCTTGTCCATAGCGAAAGCTGGGTTGACCACCCTCCGGTGCCGCACCCAGTCGGTGCCTTCCACCAAAACCAGCCCTTTGCCGAGCATTGCCAGGAAAGTGGGGTGTACATCGCTCTTGAAGAAATGGCCCGACTTGTTGAAAAGAACCTGCCTTACCGACTCGTAATCGAGGAGGCAGATCCGGGGCTGTGCTCCGAACCAGTACAGGAATGGCCCTCCTGCACGAGGTTCGAATGGAAAACCTTCAGTTCTGTTCCATGTGGACTGATTGTGCGACGAAAGCGCAAGGGACTAAGGGAGGTAGAGTAAGATATGTTCATCCCTATACATACTAGAGAGTCAATACTTGTATCAAGCCATGGAAACTGTCTCTAGATTTCAGTGGAGAGTTCTTCTATAATTCTGCCTCTTTGGCCAATTTTTCCCTTGTAGGAGTATTTTTCGTTTCAGTGTACGTGTTGCACTGCCTGGAGCCAAGTGCAGTTTTCCCTGAGCAACACTAGTAGTAGTACACAAAATTAGTGCTAGCTTGAAAGTATAGAGAAAAGTATCTCAAGCAGAGCAGGAACAGCTGAACAGAGCACACACGAGTACATAACATTAAACATCTGGAGACTTGAGACTCATAGATACTTGATCTAATCAGTGGTCTAATATTCTAGTATATATACTGTATGATTGAAGAACAGACACACATACCGTACTGTTGCTTCCAGGTGAGGAAGTGGGGCATCACCCTGGGGAGGTAGTTGTGGTCGCGGACGTCCAGCCGAAGCGCGTCGGCCTCCGCCCTCATCCTCCTGATGTCGTGGTTGTTGCCCCTGAGGAAGCTGTAGGGCGGCCCGCGGACCCCCTGCGCCCTGAACATGCCGGACACGGCGCGGGGCCGCCACAGGAGGCGCACCACGGCGTAGTCCCACAGccacgccgccgccagcgccaggAGCGCCGTCGCCGAGGCCACGAGCAGCACGGCAGCCATGGCGGCACACGGTTTGATCGCGAGCTGTCTGGGGATAAGTCAGGCCTTGGAACTGGAGGAGCCGGAGGGAGAGGACAGGAGGTATATGGCGTCCGGTCCGCTGTGTCCCCGCGCGGGGGATGGACTGGCGGTGCCGTGCCTTGCCGTGTGTGGGCTTGTGACTGTGAGACTGACTATACGTGGATCTCGATAGATTCGGTTTGACCCATTGCGTTGCAGCTCCTCCGTGCCATGTGCTGTCGAAGCGAAAACCAAAAAGAACTGCTCCAAAATCCAAATAGCGAAGGAGAACTGTTCCAGACAGGACTGGCTATGCCGAAAGCGTACTCTTTTCCTTGCAGAAATCATCGTCATCCTTATCTCTCGGTTACTTTGCGGTGGACATGGACGCCCGGCCCCGGCAACGCGAAATGTAACACATTGAGCCACCCAAATTTGACAAATTGACATCGGATACGTCACTCTGAGAGCTGCATTATTTATTAACCAGTATAAtatccgtgctaacgctacggattTTTCTTGAGAATTATTTTTGCATAGTCTAATGTAAAAACCAATATTTTAAGCATATCTATGACATTGTTGATATCACCTAGTGGTTCGCGTGTATATGTCGGCGTAATCATTTGGCTGACATTGGTGATATCACTTAGTGGTTCGCGTGTATATGTCGGCGTAATCATTTGGCTTTGCGCTCCGTGCGTATCTCTCGGCGTAGACATTTTGCTCTGACCGTCGCGTGGATCTCCCGGGGATCTCCCAGCGTAGACATCGCCTCTTCCCTATGTACACAATTATTATTATCTCCGCTCAAATTAACATTAACATGGACACAAAATTACCTTGAACTCTTATGCGTGGTAGCAACGATGGTGTACCCAGGCGTGTAGTACAGGCGATCTCCAGGTCGTTTTAGCAGCGaaaccaatcaccaccaagcatcCAGAACCTGGAGACAAGCAGGATCAGGATCCCGGTCGTCCTCCGTCGACGACATTTATCATTTTTGCTGAATGTTTTTTTATGAAACAAATATTTATGACACTGCTAATGCTACGGGCCACATCAAGTCCAAAATATTTACgacaaattaattaattaataatacAAAGCATCTGTAACAAAGACCAAATCACTGGTTTCTTTTTTGCTTCTTCTTTGTACAGTCCTTTGCAAATATTACTGTACAGCTTTGGTCTCTATATA
It encodes:
- the LOC136498518 gene encoding cytochrome P450 709B2-like, which gives rise to MAAVLLVASATALLALAAAWLWDYAVVRLLWRPRAVSGMFRAQGVRGPPYSFLRGNNHDIRRMRAEADALRLDVRDHNYLPRVMPHFLTWKQQYGGPFLYWFGAQPRICLLDYESVRQVLFNKSGHFFKSDVHPTFLAMLGKGLVLVEGTDWVRHRRVVNPAFAMDKLKMMTTTMVSCAEPLIKEWERLASSNESREVEVEFSKQFQDLTADVISHTSFGSSYKEGKEVFHTQKQLLALAMATLLNVQLPGFKYLPTKNNRLKWMLEKKIKMMLMAIIQPRLASNGSGYGDDLLGLMLEACLTMEQGEKRDELTLTMDEIIDECKTFFFAGHETTSHLLTWTMFLLSVYPEWQERLREEVIRECGNANPTADTLNKLKEMTMVLLETLRLYGPVMVMLRKPISDIRLGSLSIPKGNGIAILIPFLHRDKEVWGDNANDFEPLRFENGITNAAKTPQALLSFSIGPRSCIGQNFAMLEAKSVLAMILKRFSFTLSSSYVHAPADHITLQPKFGLPIVLRPLDV